The Corynebacterium comes genome window below encodes:
- a CDS encoding shikimate 5-dehydrogenase, which produces MVNYVDRETILCISLAARPSNHGVRFHNWLYDTLGLNYLYKAVAPTDITAAVAGIRGLDIRGAGVSMPYKQAVIPLIDVLDPSASRIGAVNTIVNTDGELVGYNTDYVAVASLLKSHAVDPSLPVAVRGSGGMANAVVAALADHGMQGTVVARNHETGPSLASRVGWDYSAEVPAEAGLLVNVTPLGMYGDKEHAQAFTDDSIASAAMVFDVVAYPVRTPLIRAAERLGTPTINGGEVVALQAAEQFALYTGVRPTSEQVEAAEVYANQP; this is translated from the coding sequence ATGGTGAACTACGTCGACCGCGAAACGATACTGTGTATCTCTCTGGCCGCCCGGCCCAGCAATCACGGGGTCCGGTTCCACAACTGGCTCTACGACACACTGGGCCTCAACTACCTCTACAAGGCGGTCGCCCCGACCGACATCACCGCGGCCGTCGCCGGCATCCGCGGCCTGGACATCCGCGGGGCGGGCGTGTCCATGCCCTACAAGCAGGCCGTCATCCCGCTGATCGACGTCCTCGATCCCTCCGCCTCCCGCATCGGCGCCGTCAACACGATCGTCAACACCGACGGCGAACTGGTCGGCTACAACACCGACTACGTCGCGGTGGCCTCGCTGCTGAAGTCCCACGCGGTGGATCCTTCCCTGCCCGTCGCGGTGCGCGGTTCCGGCGGCATGGCCAACGCCGTCGTCGCGGCCCTGGCCGATCACGGCATGCAGGGCACCGTGGTCGCCCGCAACCATGAGACGGGCCCGTCCCTGGCGTCCCGTGTCGGCTGGGACTACTCCGCCGAGGTGCCGGCGGAGGCCGGTCTGCTGGTCAACGTGACCCCGCTGGGCATGTACGGCGACAAGGAACATGCCCAGGCCTTCACCGACGATTCGATCGCCTCGGCGGCGATGGTGTTCGACGTCGTGGCCTACCCGGTCCGCACCCCGCTGATCCGGGCCGCCGAGCGTCTGGGCACCCCCACCATCAACGGCGGCGAGGTCGTGGCACTCCAGGCAGCCGAGCAGTTCGCCCTGTACACGGGCGTGCGTCCCACCTCGGAGCAGGTCGAGGCGGCCGAGGTCTACGCGAACCAGCCGTGA
- a CDS encoding ABC transporter ATP-binding protein, with product MARHSGTRELAAALRERRGITAVTLVSTIAATVFEVLIPLLTGSAVDVATGAATESPATRALPQLEPLQAIIAVLIVVALARYLSQFLRRYTAGRLSIDTQHTLRVKLLDRLQRLDGPGQDQIVTGQVVSRSISDLNATQGLVAMGPWALGMVVQLLITVGVMLWVSPLLTVFALAFLPLVVGLAVISRRSVYAATWVSQQATADLATHVEQTVTGVRVVKAFAQEDREVDRLDALGRTLYAAKMRAAKLQARFQPLLRNLPQLALVLNIVLGGWLVLRGDITVGTFFAFSVYLTSLTQIVGMLSGMIVTFQMGLASLDRIAEILDLAPQDPDPADPVPLPEGPLGLRLTGVEFSTQGHKVLDGTTLDIAPGETLALIGPAGSGKSMAVQLVGGFYRPDSGSLALTTPEGREFHYRDLTRGDLRAAVTCVFDEAFLYSSSIRDNIAMGSAATEEEIRHAADLAQATEFIDRLPEGFDTVVGERGLTLSGGQRQRIALARALLARPRVLILDDATSAIDAATEARILTGLREELADVTVLAVAHRQSTLDLAERVAIIDAGRITVTGDHLALADDPRFTAIMDPSPTPLPDRSAIPEPTRGQLWPENIRAEHTEHITDTSGAIGGRPGGGMGGGRGMGAITATPELLARVEKLPPAEEQPRLDTARLRSDRAGFRVRDLFLAVRWLILAVIGLLLVGVFTDLTFPTLMRWAVDDGVGAGSLSTLWWIAGGGLVMVAVSWAAATALIVLTSRTGERLLYGLRLRSYAHLQRLSMSYYETNLSGRIMTRMTTDIDTLSSFLQTGLAQSIVSVGTLVGIIAMLAWTDAGLSVVAVAAIPVIVLATLIFRRISSRLYTLAREQVSSVNASFQENINGLRTAQMHGRTPGALAEFESRSEQYRRLRVRAQLAVAVYFPGVNAISQITTALVLGVGATRVADGELTAGVLVAFVMYLAQLYGPIQQLGQIFDSWQQAAVGFRRITDLLAERPAVTDTGERSDTDTAAAARGPLALENVSFAYSPEGQLVASGLDVVIAPGSTVALVGPTGAGKSTVVKLLARFYDPVEGRVTASGTDLREFPLRPWRRAIAQVPQEAHLFIGTVAENISYGLPDAAEKDVEEAVRRIGALDIIAGIPGGFRHSVGERGRGLSSGQRQLIALARAELLRPDVMLLDEATATLDPATEAAVLDASDRITRGRTSVVVAHRLATAARADRILVIDGGRIIEDGSHHELLNRKGVYAGLWRAHL from the coding sequence GTGGCGCGACACTCCGGCACCCGGGAACTGGCCGCCGCGCTGCGGGAACGCCGCGGAATCACCGCCGTCACCCTGGTGTCCACCATCGCGGCCACGGTGTTCGAGGTCCTCATCCCGCTGCTGACCGGCTCGGCGGTGGACGTGGCCACGGGCGCCGCCACCGAATCGCCCGCGACCCGGGCACTCCCGCAGCTGGAACCGCTGCAGGCCATCATCGCGGTGCTCATCGTGGTGGCCCTGGCCCGGTATCTGAGCCAGTTCCTGCGCAGATACACCGCGGGCCGCTTGTCCATCGACACCCAGCACACACTGCGGGTGAAGCTCCTCGACCGGCTGCAGCGTCTCGACGGCCCCGGCCAGGACCAGATCGTCACCGGCCAGGTGGTGTCCCGCTCGATCTCCGACCTCAACGCCACCCAGGGGCTCGTCGCCATGGGGCCATGGGCCCTGGGCATGGTGGTGCAGCTGCTGATCACCGTGGGCGTCATGCTGTGGGTCTCCCCCCTGCTCACGGTCTTCGCCCTGGCCTTCCTCCCACTCGTCGTGGGCCTCGCGGTGATCTCCCGGCGCTCCGTGTACGCCGCGACCTGGGTGTCCCAGCAGGCCACCGCCGACCTGGCCACCCATGTCGAGCAGACCGTCACCGGCGTGCGCGTGGTCAAGGCCTTCGCCCAGGAGGACCGCGAGGTCGACCGCCTGGACGCCCTGGGCCGCACGCTCTACGCCGCGAAGATGCGGGCCGCGAAACTGCAGGCCCGATTCCAGCCCCTGCTGCGTAACCTGCCGCAGCTGGCGCTGGTGCTCAACATCGTGCTGGGCGGCTGGCTGGTGCTGCGGGGTGACATCACCGTGGGCACCTTCTTCGCCTTCTCCGTCTATCTGACGTCGCTGACCCAGATCGTGGGGATGCTCTCCGGGATGATCGTCACCTTCCAGATGGGACTGGCCTCCCTCGACCGGATCGCCGAGATCCTGGACCTGGCGCCGCAGGATCCGGACCCCGCCGACCCGGTGCCCCTGCCCGAGGGTCCGCTCGGGCTGCGGCTGACGGGCGTGGAGTTCTCCACCCAGGGGCACAAGGTCCTCGACGGCACCACCCTGGACATCGCGCCCGGCGAGACCCTCGCACTCATCGGCCCGGCCGGTTCCGGCAAGTCGATGGCGGTACAGCTGGTCGGCGGTTTCTACCGGCCTGACTCCGGTTCCCTGGCACTGACCACTCCCGAGGGCCGCGAGTTCCACTACCGCGACCTCACGCGCGGGGACCTGCGTGCCGCCGTCACGTGCGTCTTCGACGAGGCTTTCCTCTATTCCTCCTCCATCCGCGACAACATCGCCATGGGTTCGGCAGCCACCGAGGAGGAGATCCGCCACGCCGCCGACCTGGCCCAGGCCACCGAATTCATCGACCGTCTCCCCGAGGGCTTCGATACCGTCGTGGGCGAACGCGGACTCACCCTGTCCGGCGGCCAGCGCCAGCGCATCGCCCTCGCCCGGGCACTGCTGGCCCGCCCGCGCGTGCTCATCCTCGACGACGCCACCTCCGCCATCGACGCCGCCACCGAGGCCCGCATCCTCACAGGTCTGCGCGAGGAGCTTGCCGACGTCACCGTGCTCGCCGTCGCCCACCGCCAGTCCACCCTGGATCTGGCCGAGCGCGTCGCCATCATCGACGCCGGCCGCATCACCGTCACCGGCGATCACCTGGCACTCGCCGACGACCCCCGGTTCACCGCCATCATGGATCCCTCCCCCACTCCGCTGCCGGACCGCTCCGCCATCCCGGAGCCCACCCGCGGGCAGCTGTGGCCGGAGAACATCCGGGCCGAGCACACCGAGCACATCACCGACACCTCCGGCGCCATCGGTGGCCGCCCCGGCGGCGGCATGGGCGGGGGGCGTGGGATGGGCGCGATCACGGCCACACCGGAGCTGCTGGCGCGCGTGGAGAAACTCCCGCCCGCCGAAGAACAACCCCGCCTGGACACCGCGCGGCTGCGCTCCGACCGCGCCGGGTTCAGGGTGCGCGACCTCTTCCTCGCCGTGCGTTGGCTGATCCTCGCGGTGATCGGACTGCTGCTGGTGGGCGTGTTCACCGACCTGACCTTCCCCACCCTCATGCGCTGGGCGGTGGATGACGGCGTGGGCGCCGGTTCGCTGAGCACGCTGTGGTGGATCGCCGGCGGCGGACTGGTCATGGTCGCGGTGAGCTGGGCGGCCGCCACCGCGCTGATCGTCCTCACCTCACGGACCGGCGAGAGGCTGCTCTACGGTCTGCGGCTGCGCAGCTACGCGCACCTGCAGCGACTGTCGATGAGCTACTACGAGACGAACCTCTCCGGTCGGATCATGACGCGCATGACCACCGACATCGACACCCTCAGCTCCTTCCTGCAGACCGGCCTGGCGCAGTCGATCGTCTCGGTGGGCACGCTGGTGGGCATCATCGCGATGCTCGCCTGGACCGACGCCGGACTCTCGGTGGTGGCGGTGGCCGCGATCCCGGTGATCGTGCTGGCCACCCTGATCTTCCGCCGGATCTCCTCCCGCCTGTACACCCTGGCCCGCGAGCAGGTCAGCTCGGTCAACGCCTCGTTCCAGGAGAACATCAACGGCCTGCGTACCGCCCAGATGCACGGCCGCACCCCCGGCGCCCTCGCGGAGTTCGAGTCCCGGTCCGAGCAGTACCGACGCCTCCGTGTCCGCGCGCAGCTCGCCGTCGCCGTCTACTTCCCCGGCGTCAACGCGATCTCCCAGATCACCACGGCGCTGGTCCTCGGCGTCGGCGCGACACGCGTCGCCGACGGGGAGCTCACCGCCGGCGTGCTCGTCGCGTTCGTCATGTACCTGGCCCAGCTCTACGGTCCCATCCAGCAGCTCGGCCAGATCTTCGATTCCTGGCAGCAGGCCGCCGTCGGCTTCCGCCGCATCACCGACCTGCTCGCCGAACGCCCCGCCGTGACAGACACGGGTGAGCGCTCGGACACCGACACGGCGGCAGCCGCCCGCGGCCCCCTCGCACTGGAGAACGTCTCCTTCGCCTACAGCCCGGAGGGGCAGCTCGTGGCCTCCGGCCTGGACGTGGTGATCGCCCCGGGCAGCACCGTCGCACTGGTCGGCCCGACGGGTGCCGGCAAGTCGACCGTGGTGAAGCTGCTGGCCCGGTTCTACGACCCCGTCGAGGGGCGCGTCACCGCCAGCGGCACCGATCTGCGCGAGTTTCCCCTCAGACCCTGGCGCCGTGCGATCGCGCAGGTACCGCAGGAGGCGCACCTGTTCATCGGCACCGTCGCGGAGAACATCTCCTACGGGCTGCCCGATGCGGCAGAGAAGGACGTCGAGGAGGCCGTCCGACGCATCGGTGCGCTCGATATCATTGCGGGCATTCCGGGGGGCTTCCGTCACAGTGTGGGCGAGCGGGGCCGGGGGCTGTCCTCCGGTCAACGTCAGCTCATCGCGCTCGCCCGGGCGGAGCTCCTGCGCCCCGACGTGATGCTTCTCGACGAAGCGACCGCCACCCTCGACCCGGCCACCGAGGCTGCTGTGCTGGACGCCTCCGACCGGATCACCCGGGGCCGAACCTCCGTGGTCGTGGCTCACCGTCTGGCCACCGCAGCGAGGGCCGACCGGATCCTCGTCATCGACGGGGGACGTATCATCGAGGACGGCTCCCACCACGAGCTGCTGAACCGGAAGGGCGTGTACGCCGGACTGTGGCGTGCCCACCTTTAA
- a CDS encoding carboxylesterase/lipase family protein yields the protein MTSLDIPGPQVRTTAGMVKGLVDEQLGIRTWRGVPFGASTGGDNRFRAPRRPRHWRGVRDATTFGPPAPQPTYSWTDRVIGSENCLHLDIVRPDTDDELPVVVYLHGGSFIMGSSHEPLLRGYEFAKSVDCVYVSVNFRLGALGYLDLRSLDEDCVANPALRDQLLALKWVQANIAQFGGDPDRVTLMGESAGGAAAATLMAVPSAAGLFHRAIVQSPPMTMIHSRAQATLWARELVYQMALPRLTTLADLRAEHPYDLVRAGQSMMWRGRELQHLNTTYAPTVDGTLLLDHPLSVFDSGDQVKVPLLVGTNSDETSFSKFFYMRTSARSRAALRLLSAFDPEEASYVLSAYDGARDRAQFADLLADALFWAPSVRLATDHNPLAPTWMYRFDYAPAALRWLGLGAMHSLELTAIFGDPGASRTSGLARFGGMEGMAELTDVMQYHWGHFIHHGRPGDDWPAYQPPTDTAPARATMVFDAPARVEHDPKAGKRRAWADYDMTEWGHGRPELLEELGLLISTELGR from the coding sequence ATGACCTCGCTCGACATCCCTGGACCACAGGTCCGCACCACCGCCGGAATGGTGAAGGGGCTGGTGGATGAGCAGCTGGGTATCCGGACCTGGCGTGGCGTGCCCTTCGGGGCCAGCACCGGTGGCGACAACCGCTTCCGCGCGCCGCGACGCCCCCGGCACTGGCGCGGCGTGCGCGACGCCACCACTTTCGGCCCCCCGGCACCGCAGCCGACGTACTCGTGGACCGACCGGGTCATCGGCTCGGAGAACTGCCTGCACCTGGACATCGTGCGCCCCGACACCGATGACGAGCTGCCGGTGGTCGTCTACCTGCACGGCGGTTCCTTCATCATGGGTTCCTCCCACGAACCGTTGCTGCGCGGCTACGAGTTCGCGAAGTCGGTCGACTGTGTCTACGTGTCGGTGAACTTCCGCCTCGGAGCGCTGGGATACCTGGATCTGCGCAGCCTCGACGAGGACTGCGTGGCCAATCCGGCGCTCCGCGACCAGCTGCTGGCGCTCAAGTGGGTGCAGGCGAACATCGCCCAGTTCGGTGGCGACCCTGACCGGGTGACGCTGATGGGGGAGTCCGCGGGCGGAGCTGCGGCGGCCACGCTCATGGCCGTTCCCTCCGCTGCGGGCCTCTTCCACCGGGCGATCGTCCAGTCCCCGCCGATGACCATGATCCATTCCCGCGCGCAGGCGACCCTCTGGGCGCGTGAGCTGGTCTACCAGATGGCGCTGCCCAGGCTGACCACGCTGGCGGACCTGCGTGCCGAGCACCCGTACGATCTGGTGCGCGCCGGGCAGTCGATGATGTGGCGGGGCCGGGAGCTCCAGCACCTGAACACCACCTACGCACCCACGGTGGACGGCACCCTCCTCCTGGACCATCCGCTCTCGGTCTTCGACAGCGGCGATCAGGTCAAGGTGCCCCTGCTGGTGGGGACGAACTCGGATGAGACGAGCTTCTCCAAGTTCTTCTACATGCGCACCTCCGCGCGCTCCCGCGCCGCGCTCCGGCTGCTCAGCGCGTTCGACCCCGAGGAGGCGTCCTATGTGTTGTCCGCCTACGACGGTGCCCGGGACCGCGCGCAGTTCGCCGACCTGCTTGCCGACGCCCTCTTCTGGGCCCCGTCCGTCCGCCTCGCCACCGACCACAACCCCCTGGCGCCGACCTGGATGTACCGCTTCGACTACGCCCCCGCCGCCCTGCGCTGGCTCGGACTGGGCGCGATGCACTCCCTGGAGCTGACGGCCATTTTCGGGGACCCGGGGGCGTCGAGAACCTCCGGGCTGGCGCGCTTCGGCGGCATGGAGGGGATGGCGGAGCTGACCGACGTCATGCAGTACCACTGGGGCCATTTCATCCATCACGGCCGACCTGGTGATGACTGGCCCGCCTACCAGCCGCCCACCGACACCGCGCCGGCCCGGGCGACGATGGTCTTCGACGCGCCCGCGCGGGTGGAGCACGACCCGAAGGCGGGGAAGCGTCGGGCCTGGGCCGACTATGACATGACCGAATGGGGCCACGGCAGGCCCGAGCTGCTGGAGGAGCTGGGTCTGCTCATCAGTACCGAGCTGGGCCGTTAG
- a CDS encoding MFS transporter, translating into MTDQQKVQPKIPTEIWVLVSAAFIIALGYGLVAPIIPQFAASFDVSMAAASAVISIFAASRLFFAPVSGRLIDKLGSRKVYLTGLITVAVTTALVAGAQEYWHILLLRGIAGIGSTMFTVSAMGLIVRMAPPEIRGRASAVYGTAFLVGNVIGPLVGAALSMIGMRAPFVIYGVSVALAAFVVWWKMPRIDDSARSRNDEPPMGFAEAIRDSAYRSALVSGFAFGWINFGVRVATLPLFAAVVFEHGGAIAGLAMATFAAGNAVVLQFSGRLADTLGRKPMVISGLVVNAIFTGSMGFADSFWPLLIVSALAGAGAGMVNPAQQAVLADVIGNHRSGGKVLANFQMAQDFGAITGPILIGVVAETYGFTIGFLICGFIGLAAAVVWAFGRETLHDARGVSVEAVAR; encoded by the coding sequence ATGACAGATCAACAAAAAGTGCAGCCGAAGATCCCGACGGAGATCTGGGTCCTCGTCTCCGCGGCATTCATCATCGCGCTGGGCTACGGGCTCGTCGCGCCGATCATTCCGCAGTTCGCCGCCAGTTTCGACGTCTCCATGGCCGCCGCCAGCGCGGTCATCTCCATTTTCGCCGCCTCCCGGCTGTTCTTCGCTCCGGTGTCGGGCAGGCTCATCGACAAACTCGGTTCCCGCAAGGTCTACCTCACGGGCCTGATCACCGTCGCGGTGACCACCGCGCTTGTCGCGGGTGCGCAGGAGTACTGGCACATCCTGCTGCTGCGCGGCATCGCGGGCATCGGTTCGACGATGTTCACGGTTTCCGCCATGGGCCTGATCGTCCGGATGGCCCCACCCGAGATCCGTGGCCGCGCCTCCGCCGTCTACGGCACCGCGTTCCTGGTGGGCAACGTCATCGGCCCCCTCGTGGGCGCGGCACTGTCCATGATCGGCATGCGCGCCCCCTTCGTCATCTACGGTGTCTCGGTGGCGTTGGCGGCGTTCGTGGTGTGGTGGAAGATGCCCCGCATCGACGATTCCGCGCGCAGCAGGAACGATGAGCCGCCGATGGGCTTCGCCGAGGCGATCCGCGACAGTGCGTACCGCTCGGCGCTCGTGTCCGGCTTCGCCTTCGGGTGGATCAACTTCGGCGTCCGCGTAGCCACCCTGCCGTTGTTCGCGGCCGTCGTCTTCGAGCACGGCGGCGCGATCGCCGGCCTGGCCATGGCCACATTCGCCGCCGGCAACGCCGTGGTGCTGCAGTTCTCCGGCAGGCTCGCCGACACCCTCGGACGAAAGCCCATGGTCATCAGTGGGCTGGTGGTCAACGCGATCTTCACCGGCTCCATGGGATTCGCCGACAGCTTCTGGCCGCTGCTCATCGTCTCCGCGCTGGCCGGCGCGGGGGCAGGCATGGTCAACCCGGCGCAGCAGGCGGTGCTGGCGGACGTCATCGGCAACCATCGCTCCGGCGGCAAGGTGCTGGCGAACTTCCAGATGGCCCAGGATTTCGGCGCGATCACCGGCCCGATCCTCATCGGTGTGGTCGCGGAAACCTACGGCTTCACCATCGGCTTCCTCATCTGCGGCTTCATCGGCTTGGCGGCGGCTGTCGTCTGGGCCTTCGGCCGGGAGACGCTTCACGACGCCCGCGGTGTGTCTGTGGAGGCTGTGGCCAGGTAG
- a CDS encoding serine hydrolase domain-containing protein, protein MALSRVRGSIVRARQRPPLEERLAAVDRKVDGLPKLGDVAVVLERADGSLRHTHTTGHLDPESRFAAGSVSKLFTHAIIFRLIDAGRLSYDTLVASRVAAHSLDGLHVIRGEDYGAELTVRHLIDHTSGLASWEDTRDPGGRSVIEQIVDWDRVVSVDEQMEIAARVGAKFPPGHGNRAHYSDLNAELLSQVAQHTTGRTFQELANRYIITPLGLEHTTFVVPGRHDYAEVRTPKHPVWSSRYLSSSPASGGVVSTANDLMTFIRAFHTGQIFDHAHIQDPQLRRIQHRPLRYGSGMMAMSLPKALSPLVPAPLILGHTGVHGAFAFYCPSRSAFIAGSITSIVTSPFDLIYRYLDAL, encoded by the coding sequence GTGGCTTTGTCGCGGGTCCGTGGCAGTATCGTCCGCGCGCGTCAACGCCCTCCGCTGGAGGAGCGGCTGGCCGCGGTGGACAGGAAGGTCGACGGACTGCCCAAGCTGGGTGACGTCGCCGTGGTTCTGGAGCGTGCCGACGGCTCCCTCCGTCACACCCACACCACCGGCCACCTTGATCCGGAGTCCCGCTTCGCCGCGGGTTCCGTGAGCAAGCTGTTCACCCACGCCATCATCTTCCGCCTCATCGACGCGGGGCGTCTCAGCTACGACACCCTCGTCGCCTCGCGCGTGGCGGCACACTCGCTCGACGGGCTGCACGTCATCCGGGGGGAGGACTACGGTGCGGAGCTGACCGTCCGGCACCTCATCGACCACACCTCCGGTCTGGCGAGCTGGGAGGACACCCGGGATCCGGGAGGGCGCAGCGTCATCGAGCAGATAGTTGACTGGGACCGGGTGGTCAGCGTCGACGAGCAGATGGAGATCGCCGCCCGGGTGGGTGCGAAATTCCCGCCGGGCCACGGAAACCGGGCGCACTACTCGGACCTCAACGCCGAGCTTCTGTCGCAGGTGGCGCAGCACACCACGGGCCGGACGTTCCAGGAGCTGGCCAACCGGTACATCATCACCCCGCTGGGTCTGGAGCATACGACGTTCGTGGTGCCCGGGCGGCATGACTACGCGGAGGTCCGCACCCCGAAACACCCGGTCTGGTCATCGCGTTACCTGTCCAGCTCGCCGGCGTCCGGCGGCGTGGTTTCCACCGCCAACGACCTGATGACCTTCATCCGCGCCTTCCACACCGGCCAGATCTTCGACCATGCCCACATCCAGGACCCGCAGCTGCGCCGCATCCAGCACCGGCCTCTGCGCTACGGCTCCGGCATGATGGCGATGAGCCTGCCCAAGGCGCTGAGCCCGCTGGTCCCTGCCCCGCTGATCCTGGGGCACACGGGCGTACACGGGGCCTTCGCCTTCTACTGCCCCTCGCGCTCGGCCTTCATCGCGGGGTCGATCACCTCCATCGTGACCTCGCCTTTCGACCTGATCTACCGCTACCTCGACGCGTTGTAA